The following are from one region of the Streptomyces rubrogriseus genome:
- a CDS encoding ABC transporter ATP-binding protein produces the protein MTTTTVIRAAARVVDAVKVYGGGDTAVRALDGVSVDFPAGRFTAIMGPSGSGKSTLMHCAAGLDTLTSGTARIGDTDLSALDDRRLTQLRRDRVGFVFQAFNLVPTLTVAENISLPLDLAGRRGDPEWVDALIDVVGLRDRLHHRPAELSGGQQQRVAVARAFAGRPDVVFADEPTGNLDSRSGGEVLGLLGRTVRQTGRTVVMVTHDPVAAAHADEVVFLADGRLVDRMDAPTADKVLDRMKAFEVPS, from the coding sequence ATGACCACGACGACCGTCATCCGGGCCGCCGCCCGGGTCGTGGACGCCGTGAAGGTGTACGGCGGTGGCGACACCGCCGTACGCGCTCTCGACGGCGTCAGCGTCGACTTCCCGGCCGGCCGTTTCACCGCCATCATGGGCCCCTCCGGCTCCGGCAAGTCCACCCTCATGCACTGCGCCGCCGGACTCGACACGCTCACCTCGGGCACCGCCCGCATCGGCGACACCGACCTGAGCGCCCTCGACGACCGCCGGCTCACCCAGCTGCGCCGCGACCGCGTCGGCTTCGTGTTCCAGGCGTTCAACCTGGTGCCGACGCTGACCGTCGCCGAGAACATCTCCCTCCCCCTCGACCTCGCCGGCCGCCGGGGCGACCCCGAGTGGGTCGACGCGCTGATCGACGTCGTCGGACTGCGCGACCGCCTCCACCACCGGCCGGCCGAACTCTCCGGCGGGCAGCAGCAGCGGGTCGCCGTGGCCCGCGCCTTCGCCGGACGGCCGGACGTGGTCTTCGCCGACGAGCCCACCGGCAACCTCGACTCGCGCTCCGGCGGCGAGGTGCTGGGCCTGCTCGGCCGCACCGTCCGGCAGACCGGCCGCACCGTCGTCATGGTCACCCACGACCCCGTCGCCGCCGCCCACGCGGACGAGGTCGTCTTCCTCGCCGACGGACGCCTCGTCGACCGCATGGACGCGCCGACCGCCGACAAGGTCCTGGACCGGATGAAAGCCTTCGAGGTGCCGTCGTGA
- a CDS encoding PLP-dependent cysteine synthase family protein encodes MSTDRQTGTGTGTTLDVDRSDAFYRAWLKEAVRKVQADANRSADTHLLLFPLPEHWGIDLYLKDESTHPTGSLKHRLARSLFLYGLCNGWIRPDRPVIEASSGSTAVSEAYFAKLVGVPFIAVMPRTTSTEKIRLIEFHGGRCHFVDDSRRMYEESARLAAETGGHYMDQFTYAERATDWRGNNNIAESIFRQLRLERYPEPSWIVATAGTGGTSATLARYVHYMQYDTRVCVADPDNSCFFEGWTTGDPDVACDRGSRIEGIGRPRMEPSFVPGAVDRMMKVPDAASVAAVRSLERAIGRKAGGSTGTGLWSALKIVAEMVAAGERGSVVTLLCDPGDRYLDKYYSDAWLAEQGLDIEPYTAAIESLLRTGSLLD; translated from the coding sequence GTGAGCACTGACCGACAGACCGGCACCGGCACCGGCACCACCCTCGACGTCGACCGCAGTGACGCCTTCTACCGTGCCTGGCTGAAAGAGGCCGTCCGCAAGGTCCAGGCCGACGCGAACCGCTCGGCCGACACCCATTTGCTCCTGTTCCCACTCCCCGAGCACTGGGGCATCGACCTGTACCTGAAGGACGAGTCGACCCACCCGACCGGCAGCCTCAAGCACCGGCTCGCCCGCTCCCTGTTCCTCTACGGCCTGTGCAACGGCTGGATCCGGCCGGACCGCCCGGTCATCGAGGCGTCCAGCGGCTCGACGGCCGTCTCCGAGGCCTACTTCGCCAAGCTGGTCGGCGTCCCCTTCATCGCCGTCATGCCCCGGACGACGAGCACCGAGAAGATCCGGCTGATCGAGTTCCACGGCGGACGGTGCCACTTCGTGGACGACTCCCGGCGGATGTACGAGGAGTCGGCCCGCCTCGCGGCGGAGACCGGCGGCCACTACATGGACCAGTTCACCTACGCCGAGCGCGCCACGGACTGGCGCGGCAACAACAACATCGCCGAGTCGATCTTCCGTCAGCTGCGGCTGGAACGGTATCCCGAGCCGTCCTGGATCGTCGCCACGGCCGGCACCGGCGGCACCTCGGCGACCCTCGCCCGCTACGTCCACTACATGCAGTACGACACCCGCGTCTGCGTCGCCGACCCGGACAACTCCTGCTTCTTCGAGGGCTGGACCACCGGCGACCCCGACGTGGCCTGCGACCGCGGCTCCCGCATCGAGGGCATCGGACGGCCCCGGATGGAACCGAGCTTCGTACCCGGCGCGGTCGACCGCATGATGAAGGTGCCGGACGCGGCCAGCGTCGCGGCCGTCCGGTCCCTGGAGCGGGCCATCGGCCGCAAGGCGGGCGGCTCCACCGGCACCGGACTGTGGAGCGCGTTGAAGATCGTCGCCGAGATGGTGGCCGCGGGGGAGCGGGGCAGCGTCGTGACACTGCTGTGCGATCCGGGGGACCGGTACCTCGACAAGTACTACTCGGACGCCTGGCTCGCCGAACAGGGCCTCGACATCGAGCCGTACACGGCGGCGATCGAGTCCCTGCTGCGCACCGGCAGCCTGCTCGACTGA
- a CDS encoding ATP-binding protein → MITHPSRHCTVELQALPSRIGQVRRIVSAQLRYWHMDLLIDRAVLGVTELLTNVHLHARPDKTCTVEIELLLDRLTVSVRDHDARLPVVDDAEPLATCGRGLAMVAAMSESWGARPDGESGKVVWFTLPTAVTAAPVPARPVSARPPRRLVEEVPAAAFAEVEREVGLGSPQPAPARSAVAG, encoded by the coding sequence GTGATCACTCACCCAAGCAGACACTGCACGGTGGAGCTCCAAGCCCTGCCGTCGCGGATCGGCCAGGTCCGCAGAATCGTATCTGCGCAATTGCGCTACTGGCATATGGATCTCCTGATCGACCGTGCGGTGCTCGGCGTGACGGAGTTGCTGACCAATGTCCACCTGCATGCGCGGCCCGACAAGACGTGCACCGTGGAGATAGAACTGCTCCTGGACCGGCTGACGGTCTCGGTGCGCGACCACGATGCGCGACTGCCCGTCGTGGACGACGCCGAGCCCCTCGCCACGTGTGGGCGCGGGCTCGCCATGGTGGCCGCGATGAGCGAGAGCTGGGGTGCCCGGCCGGACGGCGAGTCCGGCAAGGTCGTCTGGTTCACGCTCCCGACGGCCGTGACCGCCGCGCCGGTCCCCGCGCGACCCGTGTCGGCCCGTCCGCCGCGCCGTCTGGTCGAGGAGGTGCCGGCCGCCGCGTTCGCGGAGGTCGAGCGCGAGGTCGGCCTCGGCAGCCCCCAACCCGCTCCCGCCCGGTCGGCCGTTGCAGGCTGA
- a CDS encoding SRPBCC family protein: protein MARRLRPVGLDFVETAPVRLVFAREVAAAPDAVFRALAEDVPGWTAWFSAVTFARPIGEGAGREIRLRGGARFVETVLAAERSDVYAYRVDVTNVPGARAMLEEWRLSPAGTGTRVRWTFAADGTAPFRFVLDRARPGLGRAFRSAVTSLDRRLRRP from the coding sequence ATGGCTCGCCGTCTGCGTCCGGTGGGTCTCGACTTCGTCGAGACGGCGCCGGTACGCCTGGTCTTCGCGCGTGAGGTCGCCGCCGCTCCGGACGCGGTCTTCCGCGCCCTGGCCGAGGACGTGCCGGGCTGGACCGCGTGGTTTTCGGCGGTGACGTTCGCCCGGCCGATCGGTGAGGGCGCGGGGCGCGAGATCCGGCTCAGGGGCGGTGCGCGCTTCGTGGAGACGGTGCTGGCGGCCGAGCGGTCCGACGTGTACGCCTACCGCGTCGACGTCACCAACGTGCCGGGGGCCCGGGCCATGCTCGAGGAGTGGCGTCTGTCACCGGCCGGGACCGGGACGCGGGTGCGCTGGACGTTCGCGGCGGACGGTACGGCGCCGTTCCGTTTCGTGCTCGACCGGGCGCGTCCGGGGCTGGGGCGGGCGTTCCGGAGTGCGGTCACGTCGCTGGACCGCCGACTGCGGCGGCCGTAG
- a CDS encoding DeoR/GlpR family DNA-binding transcription regulator, with product MSENPNLLAEQRRALILDEVRRRGGVRVNELTRKLGVSDMTVRRDLDALSRQGVLEKVHGGAVPVAEASTHEPGFEAKSGLEPTAKEDIARAAAELVAPGAAIALSGGTTTYALAHRLVDVPDLTVVTNSVRVADVFHVAQRTSGARQGGATVVLTGGVRTPSDSLVGPVADQAIATLHFDALFLGVHGISAEAGLSTPNLAEAETNRRLVQSARRVVVVADHTKWGVVGLSSFAALEQVDTLVTDSGLSADARAEVAEHLGLVVAGEPEPEAD from the coding sequence GTGAGTGAGAATCCGAACCTCCTCGCGGAGCAGCGGCGCGCCCTGATCCTCGACGAGGTGCGCCGCCGGGGCGGGGTCCGGGTCAACGAGCTGACCCGCAAGCTCGGCGTGTCGGACATGACGGTCCGCCGCGACCTGGACGCGCTCTCCCGGCAGGGTGTGCTGGAGAAGGTGCACGGCGGCGCGGTCCCGGTGGCCGAGGCGAGCACGCACGAGCCGGGGTTCGAGGCCAAGTCGGGTCTGGAGCCGACCGCCAAGGAGGACATCGCGCGGGCCGCGGCGGAGCTGGTCGCGCCGGGCGCCGCGATCGCCCTGTCGGGCGGTACGACGACGTACGCGCTGGCGCACCGGCTGGTGGACGTGCCGGATCTGACGGTGGTCACCAACTCGGTGCGGGTGGCCGACGTGTTCCACGTGGCGCAGCGTACGTCGGGGGCGCGGCAGGGCGGGGCGACGGTGGTGCTCACCGGCGGTGTGCGCACGCCGTCCGACTCGCTGGTGGGCCCGGTCGCCGACCAGGCGATCGCGACGCTCCACTTCGACGCGCTGTTCCTGGGCGTGCACGGAATATCGGCCGAGGCCGGCCTGTCCACGCCGAACCTCGCGGAGGCCGAGACGAACCGGCGGCTCGTGCAGTCGGCACGGCGTGTCGTGGTGGTCGCGGACCACACCAAGTGGGGTGTCGTGGGCCTGAGTTCGTTCGCCGCGCTGGAGCAGGTGGACACGCTCGTCACCGACTCCGGCCTGTCGGCGGATGCCCGCGCGGAGGTCGCCGAGCACCTCGGGCTGGTCGTGGCGGGCGAGCCGGAGCCCGAGGCCGACTGA